Genomic window (Gammaproteobacteria bacterium):
TGGCGACTTCCTCGCCATCCTGAGGGAGCACATCGACGACCTGCCGGGCGGAGTGGCCCATTGCTTTACCGGCACACGTGAGCAGATGGAGGCCTATCTGGATCTCGGTCTTTACATCGGCATTACCGGCTGGATCTGCGACGACAGCCGCGGGGAAAGCCTGCGGCATACGGTGGCAGCACTGCCCATGGACCGGGTGATGATCGAAACCGATGCGCCTTACCTGCTGCCCCGTTCGCTGGCGAAGGGCTCGCGCAACCGCCGCAACGAGCCTGCCAACCTGCCGGTGGTGCTGGCCGCGGCAGCGCGGTGCATGGGTGTCGATCCGGAATCCCTGGCAGCGGCCACAACCCGGAATACCGAGTGCCTCTTCCGCCTGCCGCCGCTGTCAGGCGGACTCAGCGTGATGAGCTGACCGCTTCCCGGCGCAGCCGGCGCCACGCTTCAGCAAGGACATCGGCTGCAGGCGCACCAGCCGCATCGGTGGCGCCGCCCAGTTCAGCCAGCAAGCCGTCCAGCAGCGCCACATTGGGCGGAAAGCCCTTGCTGAAAATGGCGCCAGGCTTGAAAACGACCACACCGCGCACCGGCACGTCCGGCAACAGGCGCCGGACTGCAGCCATCCGGTCGTAGAGCGCCGGAAGGGGATTCGCAAAGGTGTAGCGCTGGTTGCGCGCCAGCACCGTCCACTCGTGCATGCTTTCGCTGCCGAAAACATGACCTGCGGCCTCGCGCAAGTCCACAACCACGATCCCCTGCCGGGTCAGCACGATATGCTCCAGGTGGATCTGTCCGCCTTCCACATGGGGGATCAGTACTCCAGACAGCAGGTCTTCGCCCACCCGTCGCAACCGTGCTGGAATACTGCCGCTGCGCTGGCGTCGCGCATACCACCATGCCACGGCAGCGACGCCGGCGACGCCAAACACCGCAACTCCGGCTAGCAGTGGCCACCGGCCGGCGACGCTTGGTCCGCTCTCAGGCACGTGCCGCCCTGTTCTCCAGCCTGGCTGCAAGCTCTCCCAGATCGGGCCGGATCGTCTCGAAGCGCGACGGCAGGCGAAGCAGCCTCGCCAACTCCGCCGGGGGCTCGATCGTGATGCCAAGCAGCGGTTCGACGATGGTGTCGAACTTGGCCGGATGCGCGGTTGCGACCACGACCCAGTGCCGATGGGCGCGCTCGCTTGCCGGCAGGTGGCGATATGCAAAGAGGCCGGTAGCGGTATGGGGGCAGAAAATCGAGCCATTGCGACGGTACTCATCACGGATCGTCGCGCGGATCTCGTCATCGGATACCGCAACGGCACTCACCTCGTCGCGAACACGGGCGGGGTCATCACCGCACAGGTTCCTGAGCCTTTCCATATTGCTCGGGTTGCCGACATCCATGGCCGAAGCAAGCGTCGCCACCGTTGGTCGCGGCAGCCACTGGCCGGTCGCGAGGTAGTCCTCGACAGTCGTATTGGCATTGGTCGCCAGCACGATTCGATCGATTGGCAGCCCGGCATGCCGGGCCCACACGCAGGCAAAGGCATTGCCAAGGTTGCCTGTCGGAATCACGAAACTGGTACGTTCGCCCGTCTGCCGGTAGTGATCCAGGCTTGTCCTGGCGTAGTAGGCTGCCTGCGGCAGGAGCCTGCCGACGTTGATGCTGTTGGCCGAGCACAGGCTGTGCGCTGACGCCAGCACCGGATCTGAAAATGCCGCCTTGACGAGCTGCTGGCAATCGTCGAACTCGCCCCTGACCGCCAGCGATGTGACGTTGTCGCCCCAGCAGGTCAGCTGGTGCTGCTGTCGCGGTGAGACACGGCCATCCGGGAACAGCACGACGACCTGCAGCCCCGGCCTGCCGTGGAATGCAGCAGCCACTGCGCCACCCGTGTCCCCGGATGTGGCCACCAGGATGGTGACCGGCGGCCGCGCGTAACGGGCGTCTGCCAGGATGCGGGCCATGGCGACAGCGAGAAATCGGGCCCCCACGTCCTTGAAGGCGGCCGTTGGCCCATGAAAAAGCTCCAGCACTGCCAGCCCGGATTCCACCGGACGCACCGGAACCGGGAAATCCAGCGCTTCGCGGCAGATGGCCGCCAGGGGCTCCTCCAGGCTCGAGGAAGCGACGAACGGCCGGAGGAAACGCGCGGCCATCCCGGCAAACGTATCGCATCCGGCAAAATCTGCAGGCGCCAGCGCCGGCAACGAGCACGGCATATAGAGGCCACCGTCGGCCGCGGTACCGCTCATGATGGCCTGCTCGATCGGCACGGCCGGCCCGCCGCGTGTGCTCCGGTACTCCATGATGCGAGCCGCTAGCGTGCCGGCCCGAGGTACGACGCCAGGCGGAGCAGGTCGGCGAAGACGCCGGCGGCGGTCACGGCCGGCCCTGCCCCGGGACCCTGGACAACGAGAGGATTGGCGCTGTAGCGACGCGATTCATAGCGGACGATATTGTCGGTCAGGTTCATGTGCGCAAACGGGTGGTCGGCTGCCAGGGCCTCGAGCCGTACTGTAGCGCCGTCCTTGCGGCTCAGGCGCCCGACATAACGCAGCACCTTGCCCTCACCCCGTGCCTCCTGCAGCCGTGCCAGCATTCTGGCGTCGTGCTGCGGCAGCGCATCCAGGAACTGCTCGATTGTCAGGCCCGACAAGCCCGTCGGCACCAGGGTCTCCACGGCGATGTCCTTCATCTCCAGCCGCAAGCCCATCTCGCGGCCGAGGATGATCAGCTTGCGGGCAAAATCCATTCCGGACAGGTCATCGCGCGGATCCGGTTCCGTATAGCCCTTGTCGCGAGCCTCCCGCACGATCGACGAGAACGGCCGCTGCCCGTCGAAGACATTGAAAAGGTATGCCAGCGTTCCGGACAGGATTCCCTCGATGCTGAGGATCTCGTCTCCGGTTTGCTTCAGGTCGCGAAGGGTGCCGATGACCGGCAACGCAGCGCCAACGGTTGTCTCGTAGAGAAAGTGCGTCTTGTGCCGGCGGCACTCGTGCTGAAGGGCATCGTAACTGGCGAGGGTGCCGCTGTGGGCCTTCTTGTTGGGGGTGGCCACATGGATTCCCGCCCGGAACCAGTCCAGGTAGCGGTTGGCCACTTCCTGGCTGGCGCTGCAATCCACCATTGCCGCATGGGGAATGTGATCTGCCTGCACATGCCGCACGAACCGCCCCCAATCTAGCGGCTCGGTGCCACGCTCCAGCACCTCGCGCCAGTGCCTGAGGTCGATGGCGCGGTCAGCAAGCAGCATGCTGCCAGACGTGGCGATGGCGCGTACCCGCAGGTCGAGGCCGAATTCCCGGCGCAGTTGCTCGCCCTGCTCGGCCATCTGGTCCAGCAGGGTCGCACCGACATTGCCCGGCCCGATCAGGCCAATGGAAATGGTCTTGGCCGACAGGTAGAAGCCCGAGTGGGTCGCCCGCAAGGCACGCGTCGCATCGCGCTTGTCGATGACCGCCGAAATATTGCGCTCCGACGAGCCCTGGGCGATGGCACGAACACTTATCCCGGCATCGCCGAGCGTACCAAAGAACTTGGCGGCAATGCCTGGCAAGCCCGCCATGCCGTCACCGACCACGGCAATGATGCTGCAATCCGTCTTCACGTCGACGCTCTGGATCTGCCCCTGCTGGATCTCCAGGGTGAATGCCTGTCGTACGACTTCTGCCACCCGTACGGCATGCCTGGAGGGCACGGCAAAGCAGATCGAATGCTCGGAGCTGGCCTGGGAAATCAGGATGACGGAGATGCCGGCGCTGCGCAGGGCGCCAAATAGCCGGTCAGCGGTACCGGGCACACCGATCATCCCAGTCCCTTCCAGATTGACCAGTGCAACATCGTCCACGGACGTGACGCCCTTGATCTGTTCCTGGTGCTGGCCAGTCGTCGGCCCGATACGGGACCCGGGAGCTCCGGGATTGAAGGTGTTCTTGATGAAGATCGGAATCGAACGCTGGACCGCCGGCGCCATGGTCTGCGGGTGTATCACCTTGGCGCCGAAATACGCGAGCTCCATTGCCTCACTGTAGGAAAGGTCACGGATGATGGCCGCCTCCGGCACCCGGTTCGGATCCGCGCTCATCACGCCGTCGACATCGGTCCAGATGATGATCTCGCGGGCTTCCACCAGCGCGCCGATGATCGAAGCCGAAAAGTCGCTGCCATTTCGGCCGAGAGTCGTATAGAGGCCGGACTTGTCCGAAGCGATAAAGCCCGTCACCACAGCGATACCTTCCGACATCTCGCCCAGCCACCGACGAGCCCTCTGCCGCGACTCCTCCCACTGCACTGCGGGCCCAAGGTCTCCATGCTCGATCACGATGACCTGCCGGGCGTCGACCCAGCGGACCGGGCGGTTGGCTCCGGACTGGCGGCAGCGTTCGCTCAGGTATGCAGCCAGCAGCCGGGATGACCAGAGTTCCCCAAAGCCCGCGATCAGGTCCCGGCTGCGCTCGGCAGCCGACCGCACCAGTGATATCGCATGCAGGACATCCCGGGCATCCGCCAGATCCGCTTCGAAGCTGCCGAGCAGTGGTGCTTGCAGGGACTGCGGCAACAGGGCATGGACAGCGCCACGGTAACGCGTTGCCAGCGCATCCAGACCGGGCGCAATGGTGTCCGGGGACTTCTCGGCTCCGGCCACCAGCGACAGCAGGGCGTCGGTCATCTTTGCCATGGCGGAGACGACCACCGCCTGGCGCGGTGCCTTCTCCGCCAGCAGGATGTCAGCAACGCGGCGAAAGCATTCGGCATCAGCCACGCTGCTGCCGCCAAACTTGTGTACCAGCCACCTGTTGTCAGCCATGTCGATCATCCCGGGTGCATTCCGGCCAGCTGCCGGCAGACCCGCCCGCGGGTCCGCGCAAAGCGCGTAATCATAACCGGTTCGCACCGGCGGGAACACGCGCAAGGCGTTGCAAACCCGTCATTTCCTGCCAGACTAGCTCGCGGGTACCCGGCGGCAGAACCAGTCTTCAAAATGCCCAGGATCTTCGTGGCAGGGGGCGACAGCCCGCAGGATCGCAACGACGTCGAGAAGTCGGTGGTCCATCCGGTCGACCGGCAGACCGTCATCCGTAATTTCAGCGACTCCACTTATCCGGAGTTGATCGAAATCGAGCGGCACGGGCATGGTTTCTTCGCCTGGGGTCTGCCACCCCGGGAGAACCACGTCGAGAACTGGTTCCTCATGGGCAAGGGCGATTTCGTACTCATGGGACACAAGGGAGCCTTCCGGCATTACTCCAAGGTGCTCGGTCGATACCACAACGAGCGGGCAGCCCGGGCCATCTGGGGCGAGGATGTGTCTGCCGAAAACTTGCGACAGTACCTCTTCTTCATCAGCGAGCCCATTCCGCTGGGGCAACCCTACACCGCTCTTGCCGACTACCTGCCGCAGGCATTCGGCGAGTTCGAGCGGATCGAGGATGCGGTGGTCCAGCGCATGGAGGCGGATTTTGGCTCGGTTGAACGGTTCGTCCGGCAGCGATTGCTGACGAGCAGTGCAGGCGGGCCCATGCTCGATATAAGCGGAATGATCCAGCTGTCCGAACGGGAACTGGCGCGTCTGCAGGCGTTCGACCCGGACAACGGCAAGACAGGCCGCAATCAGGTCATCGAGAACATCCTCCGCCGCCGCGGCCATCCAGCATTCCGTCAGCAGTTGCTGGCAGCCTACGAGTATCGCTGTGCCATCACGAACTCCAACGCGCTGGACACGCTGGAGGCAACCTATATCCTCCCTTACCGCGGCAAGTTCACCCATGACCCGTCGAATGGCCTGCTGCTGCGATCCGATCTGCACACGTTGTTCGACCTCGGCAAGCTGGCTGTGGATACACGCACCATGACTGCCGTGATGGCCGATAACCTGCTGGATAGCAACTACCGCGTGCTCGCCGGTCGGCCTTTGCGATTCCCGTCCAGCGCGGAATTGCGGCCGAGCACGGAAGCCCTGGATCTTCATCGCCGCCTGGCCGGGCTCTAGGGTCAGACATAAACAAATTCATGAAAATAGATAACTATTCTATTGTTTTATCGATATTTCTTATATCCTGCACAATTGGTTGAAATGTTGCCTGTCGTCACGCCACCCGCCGAAGAGCCAGACCCGCAATGCAGATGACCCGCGAACAATTCCTGGCGTGGCCACGCAAGGCCATCACCCTGCTCGGCATGTCCGGCGTGGGCAAGACCACGCTGGCCAACAAGCTGCCCAAGAGCCATTGGTTCCACTACTCCGGCGATTACCGGATCGGCACCAAGTACCTCGAGGAGCACATTCTCGACAACATCAAGCAGCAGGCGATGCAGGTCGGTTTCCTGCGCAAACTGCTGCGCAGCGACTCCATCTATATCGCCAGCAATATCTCGGTACACAACCTCGAGCCTATTTCGACCTTCCTCGGCAAGGTGGGCAAGGCCGAAGCCGAAGGACTGTCACTAGGGGAGTTTCGCCGTCGCCAGAACCTCCATCGCGATGCCGAGCGCGAGGCAATGAACGATGTCGCCAGGTTCATCCAGAAGGCTCACGACATCTACGGTTACGACCATTTCCTCAATGATGCGGGCGGCAGCATCTGCGAGATTGACGATGCCGGCATGTGGAACACGCTGGCGGACCATACGCTGATTTTGTACCTGCGCGCTGGCGAGGAGATGGAGCAGGAGCTCATCCGGCGTGCTCTGGCAAACCCGAAGCCCCTCTACTACAGCAAGGACTTTTTCGAGCGCCGCCTCGTCGAGTATCTGCAAAGGCACGGCCTGTCCGGGCCCGAACAGATTGAACCTGATCGTTTCGTGCAATGGATCTTTCCCGAGCTCGTCAAGCATCGCCGGCCGCTCTACCAGCGTTATGCGGACCGCTACGGCTACACGGTGGATGCACAGGACCTGGGGCGGGTAACCGATGAAATCGGTTTTCTCGAGCTGGTTGCAGGCG
Coding sequences:
- a CDS encoding TatD family hydrolase, which encodes MTGLIDIGANLTHDAFDHDRGEVLARAAAAGVPRMIITGSTAGCSRQALSLARSSPGRLFATAGVHPHHAVEFGPDTATELVEIATHPEVVAVGECGLDYFRDLSPRAAQQHAFARQLGLAAAIGKPVFLHQRDAHGDFLAILREHIDDLPGGVAHCFTGTREQMEAYLDLGLYIGITGWICDDSRGESLRHTVAALPMDRVMIETDAPYLLPRSLAKGSRNRRNEPANLPVVLAAAARCMGVDPESLAAATTRNTECLFRLPPLSGGLSVMS
- a CDS encoding NERD domain-containing protein produces the protein MFGVAGVAAVAWWYARRQRSGSIPARLRRVGEDLLSGVLIPHVEGGQIHLEHIVLTRQGIVVVDLREAAGHVFGSESMHEWTVLARNQRYTFANPLPALYDRMAAVRRLLPDVPVRGVVVFKPGAIFSKGFPPNVALLDGLLAELGGATDAAGAPAADVLAEAWRRLRREAVSSSR
- the thrC gene encoding threonine synthase, which codes for MEYRSTRGGPAVPIEQAIMSGTAADGGLYMPCSLPALAPADFAGCDTFAGMAARFLRPFVASSSLEEPLAAICREALDFPVPVRPVESGLAVLELFHGPTAAFKDVGARFLAVAMARILADARYARPPVTILVATSGDTGGAVAAAFHGRPGLQVVVLFPDGRVSPRQQHQLTCWGDNVTSLAVRGEFDDCQQLVKAAFSDPVLASAHSLCSANSINVGRLLPQAAYYARTSLDHYRQTGERTSFVIPTGNLGNAFACVWARHAGLPIDRIVLATNANTTVEDYLATGQWLPRPTVATLASAMDVGNPSNMERLRNLCGDDPARVRDEVSAVAVSDDEIRATIRDEYRRNGSIFCPHTATGLFAYRHLPASERAHRHWVVVATAHPAKFDTIVEPLLGITIEPPAELARLLRLPSRFETIRPDLGELAARLENRAARA
- the thrA gene encoding bifunctional aspartate kinase/homoserine dehydrogenase I; protein product: MIDMADNRWLVHKFGGSSVADAECFRRVADILLAEKAPRQAVVVSAMAKMTDALLSLVAGAEKSPDTIAPGLDALATRYRGAVHALLPQSLQAPLLGSFEADLADARDVLHAISLVRSAAERSRDLIAGFGELWSSRLLAAYLSERCRQSGANRPVRWVDARQVIVIEHGDLGPAVQWEESRQRARRWLGEMSEGIAVVTGFIASDKSGLYTTLGRNGSDFSASIIGALVEAREIIIWTDVDGVMSADPNRVPEAAIIRDLSYSEAMELAYFGAKVIHPQTMAPAVQRSIPIFIKNTFNPGAPGSRIGPTTGQHQEQIKGVTSVDDVALVNLEGTGMIGVPGTADRLFGALRSAGISVILISQASSEHSICFAVPSRHAVRVAEVVRQAFTLEIQQGQIQSVDVKTDCSIIAVVGDGMAGLPGIAAKFFGTLGDAGISVRAIAQGSSERNISAVIDKRDATRALRATHSGFYLSAKTISIGLIGPGNVGATLLDQMAEQGEQLRREFGLDLRVRAIATSGSMLLADRAIDLRHWREVLERGTEPLDWGRFVRHVQADHIPHAAMVDCSASQEVANRYLDWFRAGIHVATPNKKAHSGTLASYDALQHECRRHKTHFLYETTVGAALPVIGTLRDLKQTGDEILSIEGILSGTLAYLFNVFDGQRPFSSIVREARDKGYTEPDPRDDLSGMDFARKLIILGREMGLRLEMKDIAVETLVPTGLSGLTIEQFLDALPQHDARMLARLQEARGEGKVLRYVGRLSRKDGATVRLEALAADHPFAHMNLTDNIVRYESRRYSANPLVVQGPGAGPAVTAAGVFADLLRLASYLGPAR
- a CDS encoding HNH endonuclease; the encoded protein is MPRIFVAGGDSPQDRNDVEKSVVHPVDRQTVIRNFSDSTYPELIEIERHGHGFFAWGLPPRENHVENWFLMGKGDFVLMGHKGAFRHYSKVLGRYHNERAARAIWGEDVSAENLRQYLFFISEPIPLGQPYTALADYLPQAFGEFERIEDAVVQRMEADFGSVERFVRQRLLTSSAGGPMLDISGMIQLSERELARLQAFDPDNGKTGRNQVIENILRRRGHPAFRQQLLAAYEYRCAITNSNALDTLEATYILPYRGKFTHDPSNGLLLRSDLHTLFDLGKLAVDTRTMTAVMADNLLDSNYRVLAGRPLRFPSSAELRPSTEALDLHRRLAGL
- a CDS encoding ATPase, which encodes MQMTREQFLAWPRKAITLLGMSGVGKTTLANKLPKSHWFHYSGDYRIGTKYLEEHILDNIKQQAMQVGFLRKLLRSDSIYIASNISVHNLEPISTFLGKVGKAEAEGLSLGEFRRRQNLHRDAEREAMNDVARFIQKAHDIYGYDHFLNDAGGSICEIDDAGMWNTLADHTLILYLRAGEEMEQELIRRALANPKPLYYSKDFFERRLVEYLQRHGLSGPEQIEPDRFVQWIFPELVKHRRPLYQRYADRYGYTVDAQDLGRVTDEIGFLELVAGAIDRKGRGS